In a single window of the Paramisgurnus dabryanus chromosome 23, PD_genome_1.1, whole genome shotgun sequence genome:
- the LOC135781545 gene encoding annexin A2-A-like, with the protein MALVSEFLGQLTLTLGGEETYPTVVPEPNFDPDKDAARIETAIKTKGVDEHTIIDVLTKRTYNQRREIAFAYERRTKKDLITALKAALSGQLETVMLGLMKSTAQYDASEIKASIKGLGTDEESLIEILCSRSSAELVEIKRVYKELFKKDLEKDVAGDTSGDFAKLLLALVSTKRDEPSSVVDFQKIDEDARALYEAGVKIKGTDVKTWIAIMSQRSVPHLQKVFDRYKSYSPYDMQESIRKEVKGDLEKSFLTLVQCFENKQLYFANRLQDAMKSKGAKEKVLTRIMVSRCEVDLKKIRQEFKAHHGQSLYKTIAEHTKGDYQRALLSLCGGDD; encoded by the exons GGAGAGGAAACCTACCCCACTGTGGTCCCCGAGCCTAACTTTGACCCCGATAAAGATGCTGCCAGAATCGAGACCGCTATCAAAACTAAAG GGGTGGATGAGCACACCATCATTGATGTTCTCACCAAACGGACATATAACCAAAGGCGAGAGATTGCATTTGCATATGAGAGGAGAACCAAGAAG GATCTGATCACAGCTCTTAAGGCGGCGCTGTCTGGTCAACTGGAGACTGTTATGCTAGGGCTTATGAAGAGCACCGCCCAGTACGATGCCTCTGAGATCAAAGCCTCCATCAAg GGTCTGGGAACAGATGAGGAGTCATTGATCGAGATCCTTTGCTCCCGAAGCAGTGCAGAGCTGGTTGAAATCAAGAGAGTCTACAAGGAAC TGTTCAAGAAGGACTTGGAGAAAGACGTGGCTGGAGATACTTCAGGAGACTTTGCGAAACTTCTGCTGGCTCTGGTTTCG ACCAAGAGAGATGAACCCAGCTCCGTTGTTGACTTCCAAAAAATCGATGAAGACGCCAGA GCCCTGTATGAAGCTGGAGTGAAGATAAAAGGCACGGATGTGAAGACCTGGATTGCCATAATGTCACAGAGAAGCGTCCCTCACCTCCAAAAAG TATTTGACAGATACAAGAGCTACAGCCCGTATGATATGCAGGAGAGCATTCGCAAGGAGGTGAAAGGAGATCTGGAGAAGTCTTTCCTTACGCTGG TTCAATGCTTTGAAAACAAACAGCTCTACTTCGCCAACAGACTGCAAGACGCTATGAAG AGCAAAGGCGCGAAGGAAAAGGTGCTGACCCGAATCATGGTGTCCCGATGTGAGGTGGACCTGAAGAAAATAAGACAAGAGTTTAAGGCTCACCACGGACAGTCTTTGTACAAGACCATAGCT GAGCACACAAAGGGAGACTACCAGAGGGCTCTGTTGAGTCTGTGCGGAGGAGACGATTAA